Proteins from a single region of Hypanus sabinus isolate sHypSab1 chromosome 26, sHypSab1.hap1, whole genome shotgun sequence:
- the ttc5 gene encoding tetratricopeptide repeat protein 5 isoform X2 has translation MAESGSEEKEPEGDGERRVRELVDELYTFRDLYFETHGMEEAGNRQRDLEERMQATLKALQEFEGCPQRKAHLLVLEGRALNVMPEYSPRAEQLLSRAVKLEPGMIEAWNQLGEVYWKKGDLSAAHTCFTGALNQCKNKVSLRNLSIVLRHLPAQEEDGTKNVLASVEQAKVAVQMDVTDGTSWYILGNAYLSLFFLTGQSERVSQQALGAYAQAEKVDTASRNNPDLQLNRSTLHRYEERYQTALEGFARAAALDPASPEASHRHQQLLSFLDRVSTMVQQKGKLKTKRLNAMVSSLVNRELPQHQGRSYSSPSGQPLSLSLRPLSALRPGPNPGLVVLGKVVFSLTTDDKVPFTFGLLDGEGTCVAVMVYNIAESWAVLIGDTVAIPQPLFKEHRLEHRGKKFAFNSVRVETPLVLMVNGKKQSASCQAAAIVAYRDPAASEERFT, from the exons ATGGCGGAGAGTGGATCGGAGGAGAAAGAACCGGAGGGCGACGGAGAGCGGAGAGTCCGG gagctGGTGGATGAGCTTTACACATTCCGGGACCTCTACTTCGAGACTCACGGCATGGAGGAGGCTGGAAATAGGCAGCGAGATCTGGAGGAGCGCATGCAGGCGACTCTGAAGGCCCTACAGGAATTTGAGG GATGCCCCCAGCGGAAGGCTCACCTGTTGGTGCTGGAGGGCCGGGCGCTCAACGTAATGCCCGAGTACAGCCCACGGGCCGAGCAGCTGCTCTCACGGGCTGTCAAACTAGAGCCAGGGATGATCGAGGCCTGGAACCAGCTGGGAGAGGTGTACTGGAAGAAAGGGGACCTGTCCGCTGCCCATACCTGCTTCACTGGGGCCCTCAACCAG tGCAAGAACAAGGTGTCTCTGCGAAACCTGTCGATAGTCCTGAGGCATCTGCCAGCTCAGGAAGAGGACGGCACCAAGAATGTCCTGGCCAGCGTGGAGCAGGCGAAGGTGGCGGTGCAGATGGACGTCACTGATGGAACCTCCTGGT ACATCCTGGGCAATGCTTACCTGTCACTGTTCTTCCTCACTGGGCAGAGTGAGCGGGTCAGTCAGCAGGCACTGGGTGCCTACGCTCAGGCG gAGAAGGTTGACACGGCCTCCCGCAACAACCCAGACCTCCAGCTCAACAGGTCCACG CTTCACAGGTACGAGGAGAGGTACCAAACAGCGTTGGAAGGATTTGCTCGGGCTGCTGCCCTTGACCCTGCCTCCCCAGAAGCTTCACACCGCCATCAACAGCTGCTCTCCTTCCTGGACCGGGTCAGCACCATGGTGCAGCAAAAG GGGAAGCTGAAGACAAAGAGACTGAATGCCATGGTGTCCAGCCTGGTGAACCGGGAACTGCCACAGCACCAGGGCCGTTCCTACTCCAGCCCAAGTGGGCAGCCGCTCTCGCTTAGCCTGCGGCCTCTCTCCGCTCTCCGCCCCGGGCCCAACCCTGGGTTGGTGGTACTGGGCAAGGTGGTCTTCAGCCTCACAACCGATGACAAAGTACCCTT TACCTTTGGTCTGTTGGATGGTGAGGGGACCTGCGTGGCAGTGATGGTGTACAACATAGCAGAGAGCTGGGCGGTGCTGATCGGAGACACGGTGGCCATTCCCCAACCTCTATTCAAGGAGCATCGACTGGAGCATCGGGGCAAG AAGTTTGCCTTCAACAGTGTCCGTGTGGAGACCCCGCTGGTGCTGATGGTGAATGGCAAGAAGCAGAGTGCCAGCTGCCAGGCCGCTGCCATCGTCGCCTACAGAGACCCTGCAGCAAGTGAGGAGAGGTTCACCTGA
- the ttc5 gene encoding tetratricopeptide repeat protein 5 isoform X1: protein MAESGSEEKEPEGDGERRVRVSWLEELVDELYTFRDLYFETHGMEEAGNRQRDLEERMQATLKALQEFEGCPQRKAHLLVLEGRALNVMPEYSPRAEQLLSRAVKLEPGMIEAWNQLGEVYWKKGDLSAAHTCFTGALNQCKNKVSLRNLSIVLRHLPAQEEDGTKNVLASVEQAKVAVQMDVTDGTSWYILGNAYLSLFFLTGQSERVSQQALGAYAQAEKVDTASRNNPDLQLNRSTLHRYEERYQTALEGFARAAALDPASPEASHRHQQLLSFLDRVSTMVQQKGKLKTKRLNAMVSSLVNRELPQHQGRSYSSPSGQPLSLSLRPLSALRPGPNPGLVVLGKVVFSLTTDDKVPFTFGLLDGEGTCVAVMVYNIAESWAVLIGDTVAIPQPLFKEHRLEHRGKKFAFNSVRVETPLVLMVNGKKQSASCQAAAIVAYRDPAASEERFT from the exons ATGGCGGAGAGTGGATCGGAGGAGAAAGAACCGGAGGGCGACGGAGAGCGGAGAGTCCGGGTATCCTGGTTGGAA gagctGGTGGATGAGCTTTACACATTCCGGGACCTCTACTTCGAGACTCACGGCATGGAGGAGGCTGGAAATAGGCAGCGAGATCTGGAGGAGCGCATGCAGGCGACTCTGAAGGCCCTACAGGAATTTGAGG GATGCCCCCAGCGGAAGGCTCACCTGTTGGTGCTGGAGGGCCGGGCGCTCAACGTAATGCCCGAGTACAGCCCACGGGCCGAGCAGCTGCTCTCACGGGCTGTCAAACTAGAGCCAGGGATGATCGAGGCCTGGAACCAGCTGGGAGAGGTGTACTGGAAGAAAGGGGACCTGTCCGCTGCCCATACCTGCTTCACTGGGGCCCTCAACCAG tGCAAGAACAAGGTGTCTCTGCGAAACCTGTCGATAGTCCTGAGGCATCTGCCAGCTCAGGAAGAGGACGGCACCAAGAATGTCCTGGCCAGCGTGGAGCAGGCGAAGGTGGCGGTGCAGATGGACGTCACTGATGGAACCTCCTGGT ACATCCTGGGCAATGCTTACCTGTCACTGTTCTTCCTCACTGGGCAGAGTGAGCGGGTCAGTCAGCAGGCACTGGGTGCCTACGCTCAGGCG gAGAAGGTTGACACGGCCTCCCGCAACAACCCAGACCTCCAGCTCAACAGGTCCACG CTTCACAGGTACGAGGAGAGGTACCAAACAGCGTTGGAAGGATTTGCTCGGGCTGCTGCCCTTGACCCTGCCTCCCCAGAAGCTTCACACCGCCATCAACAGCTGCTCTCCTTCCTGGACCGGGTCAGCACCATGGTGCAGCAAAAG GGGAAGCTGAAGACAAAGAGACTGAATGCCATGGTGTCCAGCCTGGTGAACCGGGAACTGCCACAGCACCAGGGCCGTTCCTACTCCAGCCCAAGTGGGCAGCCGCTCTCGCTTAGCCTGCGGCCTCTCTCCGCTCTCCGCCCCGGGCCCAACCCTGGGTTGGTGGTACTGGGCAAGGTGGTCTTCAGCCTCACAACCGATGACAAAGTACCCTT TACCTTTGGTCTGTTGGATGGTGAGGGGACCTGCGTGGCAGTGATGGTGTACAACATAGCAGAGAGCTGGGCGGTGCTGATCGGAGACACGGTGGCCATTCCCCAACCTCTATTCAAGGAGCATCGACTGGAGCATCGGGGCAAG AAGTTTGCCTTCAACAGTGTCCGTGTGGAGACCCCGCTGGTGCTGATGGTGAATGGCAAGAAGCAGAGTGCCAGCTGCCAGGCCGCTGCCATCGTCGCCTACAGAGACCCTGCAGCAAGTGAGGAGAGGTTCACCTGA
- the ttc5 gene encoding tetratricopeptide repeat protein 5 isoform X3 produces the protein MAESGSEEKEPEGDGERRVRVSWLEELVDELYTFRDLYFETHGMEEAGNRQRDLEERMQATLKALQEFEGCPQRKAHLLVLEGRALNVMPEYSPRAEQLLSRAVKLEPGMIEAWNQLGEVYWKKGDLSAAHTCFTGALNQCKNKVSLRNLSIVLRHLPAQEEDGTKNVLASVEQAKVAVQMDVTDGTSWYILGNAYLSLFFLTGQSERVSQQALGAYAQAEKVDTASRNNPDLQLNRSTLHRYEERYQTALEGFARAAALDPASPEASHRHQQLLSFLDRVSTMVQQKGKLKTKRLNAMVSSLVNRELPQHQGRSYSSPSGQPLSLSLRPLSALRPGPNPGLVVLGKVVFSLTTDDKVPFTFGLLDGEGTCVAVMVYNIAESWAVLIGDTVAIPQPLFKEHRLEHRGKNSNPTPLNSKPPPPQTPFPYH, from the exons ATGGCGGAGAGTGGATCGGAGGAGAAAGAACCGGAGGGCGACGGAGAGCGGAGAGTCCGGGTATCCTGGTTGGAA gagctGGTGGATGAGCTTTACACATTCCGGGACCTCTACTTCGAGACTCACGGCATGGAGGAGGCTGGAAATAGGCAGCGAGATCTGGAGGAGCGCATGCAGGCGACTCTGAAGGCCCTACAGGAATTTGAGG GATGCCCCCAGCGGAAGGCTCACCTGTTGGTGCTGGAGGGCCGGGCGCTCAACGTAATGCCCGAGTACAGCCCACGGGCCGAGCAGCTGCTCTCACGGGCTGTCAAACTAGAGCCAGGGATGATCGAGGCCTGGAACCAGCTGGGAGAGGTGTACTGGAAGAAAGGGGACCTGTCCGCTGCCCATACCTGCTTCACTGGGGCCCTCAACCAG tGCAAGAACAAGGTGTCTCTGCGAAACCTGTCGATAGTCCTGAGGCATCTGCCAGCTCAGGAAGAGGACGGCACCAAGAATGTCCTGGCCAGCGTGGAGCAGGCGAAGGTGGCGGTGCAGATGGACGTCACTGATGGAACCTCCTGGT ACATCCTGGGCAATGCTTACCTGTCACTGTTCTTCCTCACTGGGCAGAGTGAGCGGGTCAGTCAGCAGGCACTGGGTGCCTACGCTCAGGCG gAGAAGGTTGACACGGCCTCCCGCAACAACCCAGACCTCCAGCTCAACAGGTCCACG CTTCACAGGTACGAGGAGAGGTACCAAACAGCGTTGGAAGGATTTGCTCGGGCTGCTGCCCTTGACCCTGCCTCCCCAGAAGCTTCACACCGCCATCAACAGCTGCTCTCCTTCCTGGACCGGGTCAGCACCATGGTGCAGCAAAAG GGGAAGCTGAAGACAAAGAGACTGAATGCCATGGTGTCCAGCCTGGTGAACCGGGAACTGCCACAGCACCAGGGCCGTTCCTACTCCAGCCCAAGTGGGCAGCCGCTCTCGCTTAGCCTGCGGCCTCTCTCCGCTCTCCGCCCCGGGCCCAACCCTGGGTTGGTGGTACTGGGCAAGGTGGTCTTCAGCCTCACAACCGATGACAAAGTACCCTT TACCTTTGGTCTGTTGGATGGTGAGGGGACCTGCGTGGCAGTGATGGTGTACAACATAGCAGAGAGCTGGGCGGTGCTGATCGGAGACACGGTGGCCATTCCCCAACCTCTATTCAAGGAGCATCGACTGGAGCATCGGGGCAAG AACtcaaaccctacacccctcaactccaaacccccaccccctcaaacCCCCTTTCCTTACCACTAA